The following is a genomic window from Spirosoma foliorum.
CTTTTACAGTTGACTGGGCCAAAAGCGGCTGTCCATGACCACTATAAATAGCTAATATGAACGGTAGGATCAAAAATCGCCAGTGTAGATCTGGTCTTTGCCGATGATGAGTCCAGGTTGATTTCATCCGTTTAGTGGTTTCGCAGGTTTACATACTATAAAGTGTCTGTAAACCTTCTTATTACTCATCCAGGCTTTTGATAAAACGTCATCCGAACTTTTGTGGTGCCAGTAAGTTCGTCTATACAATGCTTCCAACCTTATAGGCATTACTTAGTTAGCCTCTTCCAAAAGAAGGCTGTTCATTCAAGCTATAGCGCCACAATTCCGCTATTATTTAATCCAGGTTAAGCGAAAAATAATCCTGACAATATACTAATAATGAGCAATTTAAAGGCGAGTTTAGAGTAACAATTGAACGGTCAACAGGATTTGCCATATACGTTTCAATTTATTTGTTACCATATTTTCATATTACTATCAATGAAAGCATATTACCTAACCCAAACTTCATTCAGATCAACAGTTTGTGCAACGCTAAGTATCTTACTTTCTTTACTCGCAACCCAATTATCGGCCCAAATCATTACCACCATAGCTGGGTCTACTCTGAAAGGCGATGGAGGACCAGCCATTAGTGCGGCCCTGAGTACGCCAACGGGTGTAGCCGTTGATGGAAATGGCAATCTCTTCATTGCCGATCAGGATAATCACCGCATTCGTAAAGTAACGCCCGATGGGACCATCTCTACGGTGGCAGGCACCGGAGCTTATGGCTATAGTGGCGATAATGGCCCCGCGATCAATGCTACGCTGGGTAGTCCATCTGGCATCGCGGTTGATGCGACAGGGAATCTGTTCATTGCCGATCAGAATACCCATAGCATCCGAAAAGTGGCTACCGATGGAACAATAACTACCGTAGCGGGCAATGGTATAGCTGGTTTTAGTGGCGATACGGGTCCAGCAACCAATGCCAATTTACACACGCCATACGCAGTAGCGGTCGATGCAACCGGCAATCTCTTTATCGCGGATCAGGCCAATCATCGGATTCGGAAGGTCGCTACCGATGGTAAAATCACGACTGTAGCGGGTACTGGTACACAAGGTTATAACAGCGATAACATTCAGGCAATCGCAGCTAATCTAAATACACCTTCTGGCATAACGGTTGATGCCACTGGCAATCTCTTTATTGCTGATGCACTTAATCACCGCATTCGCAAAGTAACGACCGATGGGACGATCACTACGGTAGCCGGCACAGGTATTCAATCTTTTGGTGGCGATACGGGTCCAGCAACCAATGCACAGCTAGCAAATCCTACGGGTGTGGCGGTCGATGCGAGTGGTCAATTGTTCATCGCTGATTTAGCCAATCACCGCATTCGCAAAGTAGCGACCGATGGCACTATTTCCACCGTAGCAGGCACTAATATACAAGGCTTTAGTGGCGATAATGGCCCCGCTACCAATGCTTACCTGAATAACCCTTCTGGTATTACTGTAGATGCGACAGGCCAACTTTTCATCGCCGATAAGACTAATTACCGAATTCGGAAGGTGGCTACTGATGGGACTATTTCTACTGTGGCAGGCAATGGCACGCCTGATTTCAGTGGCGATAATGGCCCCGCTATCAATGCGGCCCTGGGCAGTCCTTCCGGTGTGGCAATCGATGGGAGTGGCAATCTCTTCATTGCCGATAAGACCAATTATCGCATCCGAAAAGTGGCTACGAATGGTATAATTACCACCATAGCAGGCAATGGCTTATTCGGTTTTAGCGGAGACACTGGCCCGGCCATCAATGCACAGTTGGCTGGGCCCACAGGCGTGGCGGTGGATGGCAGTGGTAATCTGTTCATTGCCGATCCAGATAATAGTCGGATTCGGAAGGTCACTATCGATAGTAAAATTACAACTGTGGCGGGCAATGGCACCGCCGGTTTTAGTGGTGATAATAACCCCGCAATCAATGCGGCACTCAACAATCCGACAAGTGTAGCGGTCGATGGCAGCGGGAATCTGTACATCGCCGATCGCACGAATCATCGCATCCGAAAAGTAACCCCCGGCGGGACCATTTCTACAGTAGCGGGTACGGGCACCGCTGGTTTTAGTGGCAATAATAGTCCAGCTGTTAATGCAGTACTCAATAATCCTACAGGGGTGGCGGTCGATGGGACTGGTAATCTGTATATTGCTGATCGGGATAATCATCGCATCCGAAAAGTAACCCCCGACGGTACCATCTCTACCGTGGCAGGCAACGGGACTCAGGGATCAGGTGGTGACAATGGTCCCGCTATCAACGCTAACCTAAATACACCTTCCGGAATAGCGGTAGACGGCAACGGGACCCTCTTTATCGACGACACGTTTAATCATCGCATTCGGAAGGTAACTTCGGATGGTACAATCTCTACGGTTGCGGGAAACGGGTCGCCGGGTAAAGATGGGGATAATGGGCCAGCCACTAGTGCCCAACTCAATGCGCCTTTTGGTGTAGCGCTGGATGGCGGAGGTAACCTGTTCATCGCCGATCAGGCAAACAACCTTATTCGCCGGGTCAGTGCGCCAGCTAGTGTGCGTATAAACCCCTCTACATCAATAAGCGCCTGCGTTGGAAGCAGTTTCAGTCTCACAGCTACAGCCATCAATTTCACTCCTACTTCGTATACCTGGACTAGCCAGCCCAGTGGCTTGTCGGCAAGTGGTGCTTCGCCTGTTTTTACCGCCCCTTCTGTCAGTACGGCGACGACCTACACGTTGACTGTTACCGCTACCGATGGAACAACGAATGTAACAGCTAGTGTAAACGTAAGCGTCAATCCATTGCCCGTTCCTACGCTAACGGCGAGTAACCCATTGAATGGCACTCTAACCAGTGCCACGCTGACTGCCAGCGGAGGCACTTCTTATTTGTTTAGCGGACCCAGCGTTGTAAGTCAGAATTCGATATCTGGAACAGCGGTTGCCAATGTTTCGGGGACTTATTCAGTAACGGTTACGAGTATCGCTGGCTGCTCCAGTACAACTAGTGTGGCATTGCCCGGTACCGATTTAAGTCCGACTATCGATTTGCCACAGGCTAATTTCCCGATTGGTAGTACAAGCAATTTTTTGGTGAATGTTTTCGAAGTAAGCGGCTTGCCGACGTCCATGAACAATGTGGTCATCACGATCACTGCGCCTACAGGCTATACGCTTTCGTTTGACAATTCGCTGACGGGCATTATCGTATCGGGAGGTAGTGCCACTCCTGTGGAAGTAGATAATACCAAATGGGCCGTTTCGGCTGCGACGCCTGGCGTTCAGTTGACCTTAACCATTAATAGTGGTCAATTTATACCGGCTAAAGGCAAAGCTACTCTGGGTTTCAGCCTTACCCGAACAACGGCCAATTCAGGAAGTACCTCCAGTATCACGGTGAATGTCAAAAACGATGCCGCCAAAACCTATGACGGCAACACCACCAATAACGTCTACGCCCGAATTATTAATGGGCTTTAGTAGTTACTATTGGGCCAATTTATTCATTAAATAATCAGGCTAGTAAATATCTGGGCCAAGCTGGAGCTTGGCCCAGACAATTCATCTAATCTCTATCTTGGCAGGGTACTACCTACTTCCTTTCTTTGGGTCCAGCACGACATGCCGAATACGCTGACGCTTCCAGGTATACGTTACGTGGATAAGCCCATCGGCTGTTTGAATGACAGCAGGGTACGAATACTCTCCTGGCTCATTTTCGAGTACGGCCAGCGTTTTCCAGGTTTTTCCATCGTTAGAAATGGCGATATCGAGCGGTGTTCTTGGTCCACCAGATTTACCCGGTGTAGGTGCCACGGGGTTATATACTAATACCTGACGACCATCTTTCAGCGTAACCGCATCGGTGCCTGAGTTCGGGTTAGGAAGTGTTGTCTTTTGCAAAGGTGACCAGGTTTTTCCGTCATCCTTCGACCAGGTTTCGAGAATAAATCCACTTTTCTGGCTACGACAAAGGGCCTGTAGCTGGCCATTAGGATAGAACAGAACACTAGGCTGAATAGCTCCGTCGTTAACCCCATCATTAATAGCATCTGTTTTCTGCCAGGTTTTACCCCAATCGCTGGTTCGCTCGAAATGCACTCGCCAGTTGTGATCTTCTGAACTAGTCGGGCAAAGTAACACACCCGATGCCAGCAAAACCGGTTTGTTTTTGATTGGGCCCAAAATTCCCTCTGGCAGTCGTTCGGCTACCGACCAGGTTTTGCCCCCATCTGTCGATCGCTTTAGCATGCCCCACCAGGTCGATGGGCTTGGTCCCACCTTGTAGAATAGAATTAATTCGGCACCAGGTCTCTGAAACAAAACTGGATTCCAGCAAGGTAACCGCTTGCCATCGGGTTGCACGCCTGTGGCTACTTCAACGGGGGGTGTCCAGTTACCATTCGTTTGGCTGCTTACCCAAATTCCAACGTCGGGATGGCGCTCACGTGTACCACCAAACCAGGCCGTCACTAATCCTTTCGGGGTTTCGGCTATCGTTGAGGCATGACATTCTGGAAAAGGAGCCTTTTCATAAATCCACTCCTGGCGAAGGATCGCCGGATTAGTTGACTGCGCTAAACTAGAAGGGGCAGTTAACAGAAATAACACAACAAGGTATAGGTAGGGAGTTTTCATACCCCAACAATACGAAAAGCTGTAAATATTAGCTAGTCGGCCTACAAACCAACCTGCCAATCAAGTTAGCTAATCCTGATTAAAATCATGATTTCAATCAAATATATTTTCAAAAAAGCACTGGCTTCCATCGGCACATTTCTTGTATTATCCTCTAGTAAGATCTTTTCATTCATAAAAGAATAGTAAGCTTTATTGTACTATAAATCACAAAAATATGTACCAATAACACAAAAATGAATCTATAATATTTAATTAAATACCTATCCTTCTCGCTAATTAATCGAAGGAAGAATGAAAAATCCGGTAAAATTTCGGATTCGATTAGCCCCAAAAGCGGACACAAGCCGGGCCAAATACCGTGCCAAACCTAGTGTTCAACAGAATCAGCCACAAGCTGACTTTGCGCTGTTTTCAGCAAAAAACCACCCGCCACACTAAAAATAGACGTCTATGATTAACTGCTACAGACTAGTACATAAAGTCCACCGATTACAACTAATTGTCTGCTTACTGCTCTTTATTCCGACCATTACTTTTGGTCAGCTTCAACTTAACTTCCCCGTCTCACGAATCGTTTTTCAACGAGATAACTCGAATCAGGCAGCGGTTCCTTTTCATGCCGTAGCCGCAGCATCAGTTACGCAGGTTAAGGTACGGTTAGTTGTTCGTCAGGGAGGAACCACCACGGCCTGGTCGACCTTTACACCTTCCAATAATGCTGTTTCAGGGCGTATTCTTTCTGTTCAGGGAGGCTGGTATGATCTGGAAGCCGAATCTTTCAATGGAGCCGTGAGCCTGGGCATTCAACGTATTGATCGAGTGGGCGTCGGCGAAGTTTTAATTGCTTCAGGTCAGTCCAATGCGCAGGGCTTTCCGTACACAACAGGCGCTTCCGACGATCGGGTATCCTGTCTAAATTATTATGATGGTCAGATTACGGAGTCGCGCTTTCCGCTTACGTTTAGTCATTTATCGATTCCCACGAATGTTGGTCCAACCAATTCGTCCTATATCTATGGCCTACTAGGCGACAAGCTTGTTCAGAAATTAGGCGTACCCGTTCTGATTTATGGGGCGGCCATTGGCGGTACCTCGTCTCTCCAATGGCGCCAAACCGCAGAAGGACAGGTTATTCCAGAGAGTACGCAATGGGACGGTGCCGACGATTTACGCCCCTATCGAGCCATAAAGGCAACACTGACTCACTATGTACAACGAACCGGCTTGCGCGCTATCCTGTGGCATCAGGGCGAATCCGACAAAGGGAAGTCGGCATCTGACTACATCACAAATATTCAGAAAGTTATCGAAGCAAGCCGTCAGGATTTAGGCGTTACAACTTTACCCTGGATGATTGCCCGAGCTTCCTGGTTCGAAGGCAGTAACGACCCCAATATTATTGCCGCCCAGAATCAATTGATCTCCCAGGTTCCTTATTGCTATGCTGGCCCAAATACCGATGCCTATGGTAATGCCTATCGGCAGGACGGCACCCATTTCCTGCAGTCATTTTACCCTCAATTAGCCGACCTCTGGAATCAGGCACTCACGACCAGTTTTTTTCAGCAGTCGACGCCTTATGTTCTTCCGCAGGATGCACCCCGACTTACAGTTGGTATGCCTCAGCCTTTTTATCAGTATCAGGGTGGGCATCTCGTTATTCCTTTCTTAGACGAAGCCCCGGACGGCCCAGAATCGGGTGTTGCGTATACGGCCCAGTTAGTTTCTTCGACTGGACAATTCATAACAAACCTGGGCATCAACAATACCCGACCCTTACGCGTAACACTTCCGGATAACTTAGCAGCCGGAACCTATAAGACCAAAATTGTCTCGTCAGTATTTTCGTCGACGCTTAGTGCACCAATTACCGTTTTTGCGCCAACCTATGCCAAGAAAACAGGCACAGGGTTAACGGGAAAATATTACAGTGGTTCTGACACAAATGGTCCTGTTTTATATTCACAACTAGATGGGCCGTTGGATATGACCTGGTATGATAGTGGGCCTACGCCCTATATGCCCATCCGTGATTGGCTTATTAGTTGGACTGGTCAGATCGAAGCCCCAGTTACGGGTACGTATGCCATAAAAAGTAGCTATGATGATGCAACCCGAATCTGGGTCAATGGCCAACTGATTATTGATGAATTGGGTGCTCATGCTTATCCGTTCACAGTAAAAGGCCAGATTACGTTGCAGGCAAATCAGCGGTACGACATCCGGGTTGAGTTATATCAATACTGGTACAATGCCCAGATTCGCTTACAATGGGTAGTGCCCGGCACTACCCAAGCCGTTTATATTCCAAAAGATCGTCTTTTCCCAGCCTCAGCACCCGTTGCTACAGCAGGCACATCGCTCAATGTAGTGTTTCCTACACCCCGAACGGTTTTACAAAGAGATAACAACAACACTGCCCTGATCAATATCAGGGGCCTTTGCCCTGCTCAAACTGAACGGGTTGAAATTCGGGTTTCGCCAACGGTATCGGGTTATGGGCAAAACAACGATTCCTATGTCGTACTGGATAGTCAACCGAACAATGGGACTTTTTCGGGATCGGTTACGGCTACTGGCGGCTGGTATAATCTGGATATACAGGCCATTGCGCAAAGCCGCGTAATTAGTCACATACGAGTCACGCCTGTTGGTGTAGGCGAAGTTTTTGTGATTGCCGGTGAAGACAATGCACAGGGGATTACACCCAACCGATCGGTTGTATCGGCTGCTGACGAGCGGGTAATTAGTGTTCCTCATTATAATTATACCGATACGACCCGCTTACCTTTACCTCCCGCATTCAGTAAGATAACGGCAAAGGAAGCAATCGGACCGCACGGCAATACGGCCTGGTGCTGGGGCGAATTAGGCAATTTACTAACCAATCGGCTCAATGTTCCTGTTCTATTTTACAACGTAGCCTGGACGGGCACAACCGTTCGAAACTGGCGGGAAAGTATGGAACAGGGCGCTACAAATACCATAGACAATACTCAAATGCCAGCTGGGATGCCCTACAGCAATCTTAAACGAGTACTGAAAGATTATGTCTCTTTGACAGGCTTGCGAGCAGTACTTTGGCAACAGGGAGAAAGTGAATATTACTCCACTACGCCACAAGCCACCAACTATGCGACGGATTTAAAAGCCGTGATTAACCGAAGCCGGGTGGATGCCGGTTTTGCCCAACTGCCGTGGATTATAGCCCGAGCCTCAGTCGATAATACAACGAGTTCATTGTATCCATCAGGCAGTTACGAACCAGTAACCAACCGTCAGAATGAAGTAATCCAGACAACAGCCCAGGTTATGGCTGGCCCTATTACTGATACGATTCAAGTACCCAGACCCGATGGCACGTATTTTCTGGGAAGTGGCCTTACCCGACTGGCCAGAGCCTGGAACATGGCCCTAACAAGCTCTATCTGGTCGACAACAGCGCTATTGGCGCAAGCTCCAACCGTAAGTGATCTACGGCTAACGGCTGAGTCAAACAGCCGGACAGCCTCAGTTAATCAAGACATACCTTTCACCATCAACGTTATAAATGAGAGTAGTTTGCCAGCTACAAATGTGCAGGTACGCTGCCAATTACCCGATCAGTTGCAGTTCACGAGTAGTGGAACGATGAGTTACCAACAGGGAACTCTGTTAGCATCAATCCCCAGTCTGGACATTGGTCAACAAATTGCACTCGGGTTCATCGCTCGTCCCAAGCAAGCAGGTATCTATCGAATAGCCAGCGAAATCGTTCGGGCAGATCAGTTGGACCAGGACTCACGGCCCAATACCAGTATTATTAATGGTGAGGATGATGTTGCTTGGATAGATTTTCGAACAACCGAGAGTTCATCATCTGTATTTTCAACTACAGTCTCGCAAAATGCACCTATATTACCTCAGGTCGTTAATAATCAACCTTTTGGCGACCCCAACAAAGCCGATCTGAGTTTACAACTGGCCCTGAGCAGTATGGCACCTGCAACGAATTCGCCCGTTTCGGCAAGTTTGATTGTCAGAAATAGTGGTGCATTAACGGCTCAAAGTGTGCAGGTTGGCTGTCTCTTACCTGCTGGATTAGTATTCACCAGCAGCGGTACAATGACGGTGGTTAGTAATACCGTTCGTGGTACGATAGCCAGTATTGCTTCGGGTGGTCAGGCGGTACTTACCTTTACCATGACGCCTACAACGACCGGCAATAAAATAGTACAGACGCAAATCGAAGCATCCTCCTTAGCAGATCCGGACTCAACTCCGAACAACGGCTTTACAAACGGTGAAGACGATACAGCGACGGTAACGCTTCGGATTGGGCAAGTTACGCCTTAACCATAGACCGCAGATTTTCAATACTTAAACTATTTAAACTTCTCTCTACTAAGAAAATATGTAGCCCTTTGTTGTCATTCCGACTTTAGGAAGAATCTCAAGATTGACTAATGAGAAATTTGAGATTCCTCCTAAAGTCGGAATGACAGTAAACGGTTCAAATTCAACAGAAATAAGAACGTTTAAACAAAATCGCTATTGAACCCGGATTAGCTGAACGCCCAGCACCGGACGACCATCGGCCGTAACGCCTTGTACCACAACGCGTACCGTTCGCACTACGTCTGAAAGCGGAAATCGTAGCTGGCTGTGCCCCTTGCTATCAGTCTGCATGAGTGGTTTCCAATACAGAACATCCCGGTAATCGACGGCGCCAGTAATGGAGTCGGTGGCTACTTCTGTATTATAACGTGGAACGTAGAACTCACGCTGTACCGATGGGTAACCAATAAATTGAATGGGCTTCATACTCTCTTTAGGTTTCGCGTTTGCCTGCATAGAGCGTGCGCTTTTTGTATAAAAAGCAATGACTCCGTTGCCCCCCCCTAGCCCCGTATATGCCCGTCGTACTGGCACTTTTCAAGACTTCAATACGCTCAATATCAGTTGAGCTGAAGAAAAACAAAGCCGTTCCATATGGGTCTTCGATGGGCATACCGTCCATCAAATATAAGGGTTGTGAACCCATGTTAAAACTAGTTGTTCCTCGTATCGATACATTATAGGAAAGCGGTACAGCAGCCCCTATTCGTTTAACCGTTACGCCGGTTAATCGTCCCTGAAGCATTTCGTATAAATTCTGGAAAACTGGCGATTTCTCATCGACCACAATAACAGCATCAGCCTCATTGTGCAAACTACGCATTTGAATGTCCTCAGGTCTTTTATCGATTTTTTGCGCCCGAACCGACACTTCTTGCAGCACTTTCGCCGTTTTGTCGCGGTAAAAATCAGTATTGGCTTCTTGCCGGGTTCGAGCGACTTCTAATTGGGCCCGCAACGTCGACCAGTTGGGCGCACCCATCAGTCGACCGGATTCCCATCCTTTGCCGATGGCTTCCTGAACCAGAAAAGCTTCTTTGCTAGAAAGGTTTCTTAACTGACGGTCAGTGATTCGCGTCAGTAGTTGTGTCGTATCGGCAATGGCCAGCCCCGCCAGCCGAAAGCGTCCCTGCCCGTCAGCACCAGCCGATTTTGCGAACGATTGTCCGAGGCCAATCGATGCTACAATAATCTGCGCGCCAGGGATGGGTTGATTCTTCGCATTCACAAGCTGGCCCCGCAGCGATATCCCACCCAGCGAATCGGTTTCGGGCGTGCCACTGACCCGTCGCCAACCCTGCGTTAGCAGCAGGTCGTCCAACGCTCGACGGCTTTCGGCAGAGGGCTTCAGGACGTATTGATTGGGATTTTCGATACGCCCCCGAAGCTCTCCCGTTAGCAACAAATGGGCAGACAAGGTGGCCTCGGCGGTATCAGCAGGCACTTTGCCCGCATCGGTAATTGAGGTCGACAAAGCGGCTAACGCCGGTAATCCGTTATCACTCAGCTTCAGACTCAGGGTTACGGACTCGCGGGGTTGATACTGTTTTTTGTTGACACCCATCAGCACACGTACTGGCGCCGTGAATTCGGGCACAAAAATCAATCGTTCGGCTTGAGGGCGGGCACTGGCATCGTACAGGGTAACTTGCGTCAGGCCCGGCAACCAACTCATCATCGGCAAGCTGACTTTCGCCACCCCATTCTGCAACAGAATTTTTCGCTGATCGACCACACGACCGTGTTGTTGAATCAGCACATACGCAGAGTCGATAGCAGCCCGGTTAGTACTTAGTATGGTCAGCGCTAGCCGACTGGTATCGCTGATCGCATCGGCTGAAAGCAACAACCCTTCCGTTTCGGGTTTGGGCAACGAAACATGTTGTAGTTGGTTATTATACGTTACGTCGGCATAATAGGCCCGCTGCGGCTTTGGTTCCATAGACACGCTGCCCATCCCCTGCGGATTAGTCTTAAAACGAACGACTTCAGTGCCTGATTCATCAATAATACGGCCCTCTATCGGTAAACCCTGGCCATTAGACTGCACAATTTTTATACCCAGACGTGCGGGTAAACCAGCAATCCAGCGACCACCTTCAGGCAAAATCTGAACGTCTAAAGGCTGAGCAGCCGAATCACTCCGTATCGATACCTTATTGCGGATCAGATTATAAATCGCCACCGACCGCTCGAAAGCTGGGCGTCGTTGGGCGTCATCCTCATCGGTATAAGCCCGCAGGCGATAGGTGCCCGTCAAGAGAGTATCCGACAGACGGAAATTGCCTTCGCCCCGTCCGTCAGCGATCCGCACCCACTGATGTTGCACGAGTTTTCCGGTTGAACTAAGCAGGTCGACGTGGATGGCCGTTTCGCCAGTGGCTCGCTGGTGACTAGCCGCATCGAGGAAGTACGTGCTCATCCAGAGCCGATCGCCCGTGGCGTAAAAGGGTTTATCGATGTGCACAAACAAGGTGGGAGCCAGCAACTTGAATCGCTCGTTGAAGGCCGTCCTGATCCGTTCCAGGCGGGCGTCGGGTGGCATGAGTTTTCCCTGCGTAACCAACTGATTAGTTGGCAATGATTCCTTCTCATTACCTTCAGGTTTCCAGTCGGCGGGTAGCATCGTCGATAGGCGGTCATTGCCCATCGATCCTTTCGCTTCCATGCCCTCCGGCATGGTAATAAGCCCATCCACAGTCATTTGCAGCTGCCCGCTCGGCAGTCTCATTTCCGTATAGGCATAACGGGCATCGGGATAGGGCGAGAAACCCGAGGTCGCATTTGTGTAGAATACAATCAGTTTGCTGGGCGAAACCAATTTACGTTCAGAAGCTAATCGGCCAGCTTGAATCAACGTAGCGGTCTTCACGGGAACCAGCCGCTTGTAGTCGTTAACCATAGCGGACAGGGTAATTGACCGCTGTTCGATGGAGATCGCCTTTGTCAGATCTTCCTGATAAACCATGAAGCCAGCCTGCTCGAACGTGTTGTCAATCAGGCTGGCCATCAAGTGCCGGATTGAGCCTTTGTAAGCCATTAGTCGGTTCCGTTGAAACCGGCTGGCTTGCCGCTCATTCTCGGGCTTTAGTTCTTCAAAACGGGCACTACCCGCCGAATACACATTTCCTGACGCCGTGGCATCGAAATGTTGCAACGCATAGATTAGTCGATAACCTAGCGCCTGATTTTCAATGATTAATGGCTCATTTGCCGTGGCATACAGATGATCTTTGTCTTCTTTAAAATTTAGTACTTCGCTGTTGACCAGCAGACACTGTGAGCCAAATGGTTCGCCGAAGAGTTGCTTTTTAAACTGCCGCAGGTGCCGTTCCCATTGTTTGGGATTTCCCCGCACGGTTACAGCATCCAGTGTTTGTTCACTCGGTTTGAGCGCAAAATTAGCCTTCTGGGGTGCCGTATTATCGAATCGGATTTTTTGCGTAGCTGGCTGATAGCCCACAAATGAAGCGGCTATTTCGACCGTACCTAGTGAAATGCCAGCAAGGGTATACGCTCCTTTTTCATCGGTAACCGCCCCTCGCGTTGATCCATTCACATAGACGTTGGCAAAGGGCATAGGCTTGCCCGTATTGGCATCCGTTACATATCCAGTCAGAACAGTTGTTGTTTGTCCATGAGCGAACCGGGGCGCTCCTAGCAGCAGAAGGGCCATTATACAACCAATGAAGAATGAGGTGCGCATAGAGATTAAATTATTCTCTATAAAAAAAGAACCACGCTATGTAATTATACCTATGGTTGTACTATGCAGTCAGTTGTCAATAAAGAGTGAGGATACCATCCAAAAGGTGTGTTTCACAAGCTAATAAGATGCCCGGGAAGCAGCGAATATAGACCGCAGATTTTTAGGATTAAGCGGATTTACGTGGATTCAACTACAATCATACCTAATCTTAATCGCACCGGCGACCCGGTATCCTAATAATCTGCGGTTTATAGCTTTGGGCTAGCTAAAACGCGCTCCACGATTTCTTTATAGTTCCACCCAATAGGAATTTGA
Proteins encoded in this region:
- a CDS encoding carboxypeptidase-like regulatory domain-containing protein, producing MRTSFFIGCIMALLLLGAPRFAHGQTTTVLTGYVTDANTGKPMPFANVYVNGSTRGAVTDEKGAYTLAGISLGTVEIAASFVGYQPATQKIRFDNTAPQKANFALKPSEQTLDAVTVRGNPKQWERHLRQFKKQLFGEPFGSQCLLVNSEVLNFKEDKDHLYATANEPLIIENQALGYRLIYALQHFDATASGNVYSAGSARFEELKPENERQASRFQRNRLMAYKGSIRHLMASLIDNTFEQAGFMVYQEDLTKAISIEQRSITLSAMVNDYKRLVPVKTATLIQAGRLASERKLVSPSKLIVFYTNATSGFSPYPDARYAYTEMRLPSGQLQMTVDGLITMPEGMEAKGSMGNDRLSTMLPADWKPEGNEKESLPTNQLVTQGKLMPPDARLERIRTAFNERFKLLAPTLFVHIDKPFYATGDRLWMSTYFLDAASHQRATGETAIHVDLLSSTGKLVQHQWVRIADGRGEGNFRLSDTLLTGTYRLRAYTDEDDAQRRPAFERSVAIYNLIRNKVSIRSDSAAQPLDVQILPEGGRWIAGLPARLGIKIVQSNGQGLPIEGRIIDESGTEVVRFKTNPQGMGSVSMEPKPQRAYYADVTYNNQLQHVSLPKPETEGLLLSADAISDTSRLALTILSTNRAAIDSAYVLIQQHGRVVDQRKILLQNGVAKVSLPMMSWLPGLTQVTLYDASARPQAERLIFVPEFTAPVRVLMGVNKKQYQPRESVTLSLKLSDNGLPALAALSTSITDAGKVPADTAEATLSAHLLLTGELRGRIENPNQYVLKPSAESRRALDDLLLTQGWRRVSGTPETDSLGGISLRGQLVNAKNQPIPGAQIIVASIGLGQSFAKSAGADGQGRFRLAGLAIADTTQLLTRITDRQLRNLSSKEAFLVQEAIGKGWESGRLMGAPNWSTLRAQLEVARTRQEANTDFYRDKTAKVLQEVSVRAQKIDKRPEDIQMRSLHNEADAVIVVDEKSPVFQNLYEMLQGRLTGVTVKRIGAAVPLSYNVSIRGTTSFNMGSQPLYLMDGMPIEDPYGTALFFFSSTDIERIEVLKSASTTGIYGARGGQRSHCFLYKKRTLYAGKRET